A single window of Periophthalmus magnuspinnatus isolate fPerMag1 chromosome 22, fPerMag1.2.pri, whole genome shotgun sequence DNA harbors:
- the LOC117390817 gene encoding zinc finger protein 572-like: MEESLRAPPDTPQQRMRKRRETFHCKDCGKFFTRAWALVQHLCTHPGEKSFRCDLCGSSFNSKGNLQKHQHMKHKCKGGKSKQMDTSNGLEKTEVANNKPKSKQDEKAADWILNEPEQSQKEASNNNTAKETEGADKLEPRRKDSAKKDSANNNLSCACCKCGRRFSNKTRLMTHLRFHEGKQIHRCLYCGNEFTSQSQLKIHERMHTGEKPYKCDHCPKLFYILAKLITHTRKFHKDLSRASKSQYQCFSCYECKEEFSTKRQLIEHHSINHKKERYQCKYCKQKFLYKRFLTEHERTHKQDGDIPIEDPSEPSETPDQTTQVPNSNPKRRTCENCGESFRNKTEIQIHQLTHIGKEPFKCKYCAMDFCSETVLILHERSHTGEQPYKCDYCGRWFGILGNLYGHIRTQHPDKELPEKERFDSMKLPYLQSHSQSAPKCPSDPSSLPPPQASSKSSPQPVTIPSSRSSLQPPPITIPKTTSHFSPQPSPITLPKPTSHSSPQPSPITVPTPTSQSSPQPSPKPPFPPPPQSPPNPSSRLPLLPPVPHVLQINLEFEKPYICEYCSKGFKTKHHLIEHRYIHIGKPFSCAVCGMGFVRKKKLEYHQKSHTGRDLFSCGECGYKFGSLQKLKTHKLKKHPDKAHISNDKYKCKYCDETYSHYCNLVKHMKEHNEKRSQHVLCQRDKDKEKTAEEAGPTPGPFEKSSNSKYSRAEKKLTCRDCGAVVKLGFTTLSNVFAVTKVSNVKCFLNNHKMI; this comes from the coding sequence ATGGAGGAGTCACTGAGGGCACCTCCGGACACGCCACAGCAGCGCATGCGTAAAAGGAGGGAAACGTTCCATTGCAAAGACTGTGGGAAATTTTTCACCCGCGCGTGGGCTCTGGTGCAGCACCTGTGCACCCACCCGGGGGAGAAATCCTTCAGATGTGACCTGTGCGGGAGCAGCTTTAACTCCAAGGGAAATTTGCAAAAACATCaacacatgaaacacaaatgtaaaggtggaaaaagtaaacaaatggaCACGTCAAATGGACTTGAGAAAACTGAAGTCGCCAACAACAAGCCAAAAAGTAAGCAAGATGAAAAGGCAGCTGATTGGATTTTGAATGAACCAGAACAAAGCCAAAAAGAAGCATCTAACAACAACACTGCAAAGGAGACTGAAGGAGCAGACAAACTGGAACCGCGGAGAAAAGACTCAGCTAAAAAAGACTCAGCTAATAATAATCTTAGTTGCGCTTGTTGCAAATGTGGGAGGAGGTTTTCAAATAAGACCCGGCTCATGACTCATCTGCGTTTTCATGAAGGCAAACAGATCCATCGATGTCTGTATTGTGGAAACGAGTTCACGAGCCAGAGCCAATTAAAAATACACGAAAGGATGCATACAGGAGAGAAGCCGTACAAGTGCGATCATTGTCCAAAACTGTTTTATATACTGGCTAAACTGATCACTCATACACGCAAGTTCCACAAGGACTTGTCACGTGCTTCAAAATCACAGTACCAGTGTTTTTCATGTTATGAGTGCAAAGAGGAGTTTTCTACCAAGAGACAGCTGATCGAGCACCACTCCATAAACCATAAGAAGGAACGCTACCAGTGTAAATATTGCAAGCAGAAGTTTCTCTATAAACGATTTCTCACAGAACACGAAAGAACCCACAAACAGGATGGCGATATACCCATTGAGGATCCTTCAGAACCAAGTGAAACGCCTGATCAAACGACTCAAGTCCCAAACTCTAATCCCAAACGTCGCACTTGTGAAAATTGCGGAGAAAGTTTTCGGAATAAGACAGAAATACAAATACACCAGTTGACACATATTGGGAAGGagccattcaaatgtaaatactGTGCGATGGATTTCTGCAGTGAGACTGTTCTGATATTGCATGAAAGGAGTCACACGGGAGAACAGCCGTACAAATGCGACTACTGCGGCAGGTGGTTCGGAATTTTGGGAAATTTGTACGGACACATTCGCACACAGCATCCAGACAAAGAGCTTCCCGAAAAAGAGCGGTTTGATTCAATGAAGCTGCCCTATCTCCAGTCCCATTCTCAGTCTGCTCCCAAGTGTCCTAGCGACCCCTCTTCTCTACCTCCTCCACAGGCTTCTAGCAAGTCCTCTCCTCAACCTGTTACCATTCCCTCCTCTCGTTCTTCTCTTCAACCTCCTCCCATAACTATACCCAAGACCACTTCTCATTTCTCTCCTCAACCTTCGCCCATAACTTTACCCAAGCCGACCTCTCATTCCTCTCCTCAACCTTCTCCCATCACTGTACCCACCCCCACCTCTCAGTCCTCCCCTCAACCTTCTCCCAAGCCTCCTTTTCCACCTCCTCCACAGTCTCCTCCCAACCCCTCTTCTcgcctccctcttcttcctcctgtcCCTCATGTGCTGCAAATCAATTTAGAGTTTGAAAAACCATACATCTGTGAATACTGCAGTAAgggattcaaaacaaaacaccatctCATAGAGCACAGGTACATTCACATCGGGAAACCGTTTAGTTGTGCAGTTTGTGGAATGGGTTTTGTTAGGAAAAAGAAACTAGAGTACCACCAAAAATCTCATACTGGTAGAGACCTGTTCTCATGTGGAGAATGTGGCTACAAATTTGGCTCTTTGCAGAAGCTGAAGAcgcataaattaaaaaaacacccaGACAAAGCACACATCAGTAATGACaagtacaaatgtaaatattgtgaTGAAACCTATTCTCACTACTGCAATCTGGTGAAACATATGAAAGAGCATAATGAAAAGAGGAGCCAACACGTATTGTGCCAACGTGATAAAGACAAAGAGAAGACTGCAGAAGAAGCTGGCCCAACACCTGGACCATTTGAGAAATCAAGTAACTCCAAGTATTCGAGGGCAGAGAAGAAGCTTACCTGTCGAGACTGTGGGGCTGTGGTCAAGTTGGGCTTTACAActttgtccaatgtttttgcagTGACCAAAGTTTCAAATGTGAAATGCTTTTTGAACAATCACAAAATGATCTGA